One genomic segment of Actinoplanes ianthinogenes includes these proteins:
- a CDS encoding alpha/beta fold hydrolase: MRTPATAGVVVEDGTTIAYHCWEADEGVTADPIPVVLQHGFTADTMADWLVPGTVAGLTAAGRRVVGVDARGHGRSAKSPDAGRYGERRMANDLLAVIALLGLPAVDLVGYSMGAVVALLAASQTTVRRLVVGGVGAGIVEVGGVDTRALPSDLLARALLAEDPEDLPPGIAGLRAHAEMLGADLPSLAAQARAVHRTGIDLAAITAETLVIAGDADPLAERPHVLAEAIAGASLRLIAGGHEVIGTSPEFRSAVIAFLGH, from the coding sequence TTGAGGACTCCCGCCACCGCCGGCGTCGTCGTCGAGGACGGCACGACGATCGCCTACCACTGCTGGGAAGCGGACGAGGGGGTCACCGCCGACCCGATTCCGGTTGTCCTGCAGCACGGTTTCACCGCCGACACCATGGCCGACTGGCTGGTCCCCGGAACCGTGGCCGGTCTCACCGCCGCGGGGCGCCGGGTGGTGGGCGTCGACGCCCGCGGCCACGGCCGGTCCGCGAAGTCGCCGGACGCCGGACGTTATGGCGAGCGGCGGATGGCGAACGATCTCCTCGCGGTCATCGCCCTGCTCGGCCTGCCCGCCGTGGATCTCGTCGGCTACTCGATGGGCGCCGTGGTGGCGTTGCTCGCCGCCTCGCAGACCACCGTTCGCCGGCTCGTCGTCGGAGGCGTGGGGGCCGGAATCGTCGAGGTCGGCGGCGTGGACACGCGCGCGCTGCCGAGTGACCTGCTGGCCCGGGCGCTCCTGGCCGAGGACCCGGAGGACCTGCCGCCCGGGATCGCGGGCCTGCGGGCGCATGCCGAGATGCTGGGAGCCGACCTGCCGTCGCTGGCTGCGCAGGCCCGCGCCGTCCACCGCACCGGCATCGACCTCGCCGCCATCACCGCCGAGACCCTCGTCATCGCCGGCGACGCCGACCCGCTCGCCGAGCGGCCGCACGTTCTCGCCGAGGCCATCGCCGGCGCCTCGCTGCGCCTGATCGCCGGCGGTCACGAGGTCATCGGAACCAGTCCGGAATTCCGGTCCGCCGTCATCGCATTCCTCGGCCACTGA
- a CDS encoding chemotaxis protein CheW — protein sequence MSSRQFVTFEVADQFFGVDVDAVQEVLSYSEYTPVPMAPTAVGGLFNLRGQVIAAVDLRVQFGLPRRDMSGLVMNVIVRYAGEPVSLLVDRIGQVAYLDAKMFEEPPATLTGPSRALVTGAYKTEGRLLLVLDVAECVNTTRVPA from the coding sequence GTGTCGAGTCGCCAGTTCGTCACCTTCGAGGTCGCCGACCAGTTCTTCGGCGTGGACGTGGACGCTGTGCAGGAGGTCCTGTCGTACAGCGAGTACACGCCGGTGCCGATGGCGCCGACCGCGGTCGGCGGCCTGTTCAACCTGCGCGGGCAGGTGATCGCGGCGGTGGACCTGCGTGTGCAGTTCGGGTTGCCCCGCCGGGACATGTCCGGCCTCGTGATGAACGTGATCGTGCGGTATGCCGGTGAGCCGGTGAGCCTGCTGGTGGACCGCATCGGCCAGGTCGCCTACCTGGACGCGAAGATGTTCGAGGAGCCGCCGGCGACCCTGACCGGCCCGTCACGCGCGCTGGTCACCGGCGCGTACAAGACCGAGGGCAGGCTGCTGCTGGTGCTCGACGTCGCCGAGTGCGTCAACACCACCCGCGTCCCGGCGTAA
- a CDS encoding putative bifunctional diguanylate cyclase/phosphodiesterase, with protein MSWPLPDMRTVTDRRTRLTWAWMTAGTLICLGYPLLPAEGVVAPVLYNVIGLAAFVAILAAVRRYRPARPYAWYVFAAGVITFVAGDVAFEVGGLLLGEHRYPYWNDALYLVAYPLLWSGLLLAAGIPARRDVRGMIDAAVMATGVALVYWVFLIDPALGGHGTPLSERILTVVYPGCDVIMCAVATRLLTRTGARTTSVVLLAAGSALNFAGDLAWSLAPSLSGHPASTITAAFLGSYVCWAGAALHPSMGDAGTSAHPGTTVRLGWGRSALLVGCALLVPAVLMIQGLRHDEIKWAAIGVGAVLLLLLVTARTAGFVRQIQTQSAQLERLAMRDDLTGLANRRRFGRRLGEALATGSPQVCLLDLNRFKEINDRLGHGVGDALLAAVADRLRDGLGDVDLVARMGGDEFAVLLADATAAEADADAARISAALREPFEVAGQKLLVDASVGVADGADAGDAMEVLRRADVAMYAAKSSGSRWRRYTAGLDEHADEKARLGAELRAALDTGQFRLVYQPIVSLPSGDLRYVEALVRWQHPQRGFVSPAEFIPVTEENGLIVELGEWIMRTACSDFARWHAEQPDTAPERISVNVSARQLAEPGLAAMVAAVLAETGVPAGCLIVEVTETAVFSGGVAVRAIEDLHALGVGIALDDFGTGHSSLGLLQTVPVDVLKVDKSFVDNVTMAGRHAVIAEALIRVSDGLGLSAVAEGVETAEQAAELHRLGYRLAQGYHFGKPAAEPVARRTAAVA; from the coding sequence ATGTCCTGGCCGCTGCCTGACATGCGGACGGTCACCGACCGCCGGACCCGCCTGACCTGGGCGTGGATGACGGCGGGGACGCTGATCTGCCTCGGCTACCCGCTGCTTCCGGCCGAGGGCGTGGTCGCGCCCGTGCTGTACAACGTGATCGGCCTGGCCGCCTTCGTGGCCATCCTCGCCGCGGTGCGCCGGTACCGGCCGGCCCGGCCGTACGCCTGGTACGTGTTCGCCGCCGGCGTCATCACGTTCGTGGCCGGTGACGTGGCCTTCGAGGTGGGTGGCCTGCTGCTCGGCGAGCACCGGTACCCGTACTGGAACGACGCGCTCTACCTCGTCGCGTACCCCTTGCTCTGGTCCGGTCTGCTCCTCGCCGCCGGCATACCGGCCCGGCGGGACGTGCGCGGCATGATCGACGCCGCGGTGATGGCCACCGGTGTCGCACTGGTCTACTGGGTGTTCCTGATCGACCCGGCGCTGGGCGGACACGGCACGCCGCTGTCCGAGCGGATCCTCACCGTCGTCTACCCCGGCTGTGACGTGATCATGTGCGCGGTGGCGACCCGGCTGCTCACCCGCACCGGAGCCCGCACCACCAGCGTGGTTCTGCTCGCCGCCGGTTCGGCGCTGAACTTCGCCGGCGACCTCGCCTGGAGTCTCGCGCCGTCGTTGAGCGGTCATCCGGCCTCGACCATCACCGCCGCGTTCCTGGGCAGCTACGTCTGCTGGGCCGGCGCCGCGCTGCACCCCTCCATGGGCGATGCCGGCACCTCGGCGCACCCGGGCACCACCGTCCGGCTCGGGTGGGGCCGGTCGGCGCTGCTGGTCGGTTGCGCCCTGCTCGTGCCCGCCGTGCTGATGATCCAGGGCCTGCGCCACGACGAGATCAAGTGGGCGGCCATCGGGGTCGGCGCCGTCCTGCTCCTTCTGCTCGTGACCGCCCGCACGGCTGGCTTCGTCCGGCAGATCCAGACCCAGTCGGCGCAGCTCGAGCGGCTGGCCATGCGCGACGACCTCACCGGGCTGGCCAACCGCCGCCGATTCGGCCGCCGCCTGGGCGAGGCCCTGGCGACCGGCTCCCCGCAGGTGTGCCTGCTGGACCTCAACCGCTTCAAGGAGATCAACGACCGGCTCGGGCACGGGGTCGGTGACGCGCTTCTGGCTGCCGTCGCCGATCGCCTGCGTGACGGGCTGGGCGACGTCGACCTGGTGGCGCGGATGGGCGGCGACGAGTTCGCCGTCCTGCTCGCCGACGCGACGGCCGCGGAGGCCGACGCCGACGCCGCCCGGATCTCCGCCGCGCTGCGCGAGCCGTTCGAGGTGGCCGGCCAGAAGTTGCTGGTGGACGCGAGCGTCGGCGTCGCCGACGGCGCCGACGCCGGGGACGCGATGGAGGTGCTGCGCCGGGCCGACGTCGCGATGTACGCGGCGAAGTCGAGCGGCTCCCGGTGGCGGCGATACACGGCCGGACTCGATGAGCACGCCGACGAGAAGGCCCGCCTCGGCGCCGAGCTGCGCGCCGCGCTGGACACCGGTCAGTTCCGCCTGGTCTACCAGCCCATCGTGTCGCTGCCCTCCGGTGACCTGCGCTACGTGGAGGCGCTGGTCCGCTGGCAGCACCCGCAACGCGGCTTCGTCAGTCCCGCCGAGTTCATCCCGGTCACCGAGGAGAACGGCCTGATCGTCGAGCTCGGCGAATGGATCATGCGGACCGCGTGTTCCGACTTCGCCCGGTGGCACGCCGAGCAGCCGGACACGGCCCCGGAACGCATCAGCGTGAACGTCTCCGCCCGGCAACTCGCCGAGCCCGGGCTCGCCGCGATGGTCGCCGCCGTGCTGGCCGAAACGGGTGTGCCCGCCGGGTGCCTGATCGTCGAGGTCACCGAGACCGCCGTGTTCAGCGGCGGCGTCGCGGTCCGCGCCATCGAGGACCTGCACGCGCTGGGCGTCGGGATCGCCCTGGACGACTTCGGCACCGGGCACTCGTCGCTCGGCCTGCTGCAGACCGTCCCGGTGGACGTCCTCAAGGTCGACAAATCGTTCGTCGACAACGTGACCATGGCGGGCCGGCACGCGGTGATCGCCGAGGCGCTCATCCGGGTCAGCGACGGCCTGGGGCTCAGCGCCGTGGCCGAAGGCGTCGAGACCGCCGAACAGGCCGCGGAACTGCACCGCCTGGGTTACCGGCTGGCGCAGGGCTATCACTTCGGCAAGCCGGCCGCGGAGCCCGTCGCTCGCCGGACAGCGGCGGTGGCCTGA
- a CDS encoding GGDEF domain-containing protein has protein sequence MLKRLPAWVGFLIGGMLFVALYLRLPDNVYGVLGWDGVAVAGAVAIVVGIRRNRPEGAAAWWLLMAGQLANVVGDIIYFFAPDGDQVFHPYDVPYLLGYGLQVAGLLVLLRRRGAGRDWSTLVDSLIITSAFALLSWVFLMKPVAEEASLGLIGQLMAISYPALDLLLVAMVAWLLTADGTRNVAFFLVATNMVVFLIGDYFWAFASQTSYDPGTLGGRLIDCTYLTGYIAFGAGALHPGMVAIGRAAGPQQVRPMTLHRLMLLTAATLIAPAVLAWQAYSGGGRVLDAYAIVAGSVVMFLLVIARMTMLVRQVQAQAATLAEHADLLREAAQLDPLTNLPNRRAWNAALPSALQHAARHRAPLTLAVLDLDHFKVFNDTHGHQTGDRLLVEATAAWAANLRPADVLARYGGEEFVALLPGTTAAEALDLLDRLRPLTPMGCTFSAGVATWDGVESGDDLLGRADQALYRAKDAGRDRVVSDDVLAAA, from the coding sequence ATGCTGAAGCGTCTTCCCGCGTGGGTGGGTTTCCTGATCGGCGGCATGCTCTTCGTCGCGCTGTACCTGCGGCTGCCGGACAACGTGTACGGGGTGCTGGGGTGGGACGGCGTGGCGGTGGCCGGCGCCGTGGCCATCGTGGTCGGCATCCGGCGCAACCGTCCCGAGGGAGCGGCCGCCTGGTGGCTGCTCATGGCGGGGCAGCTGGCCAACGTCGTGGGCGACATCATCTACTTCTTCGCCCCGGACGGTGACCAGGTCTTCCACCCGTACGACGTCCCGTACCTGCTCGGCTACGGGCTCCAGGTGGCGGGGCTGCTGGTCCTGCTGCGCCGGCGAGGCGCCGGGCGGGACTGGTCGACGCTCGTCGACTCGTTGATCATCACGAGTGCGTTCGCGTTGCTGAGCTGGGTGTTCTTGATGAAGCCGGTGGCCGAGGAGGCGTCGCTCGGACTGATCGGCCAGCTGATGGCGATCTCGTACCCGGCTCTCGATCTGCTGCTGGTCGCCATGGTCGCCTGGCTGCTGACCGCCGACGGGACTCGCAACGTCGCGTTCTTCCTGGTCGCGACGAACATGGTGGTCTTCCTCATCGGCGACTACTTCTGGGCGTTCGCCAGCCAGACCTCCTACGACCCGGGCACGCTCGGCGGCCGGCTGATCGACTGCACGTACCTGACCGGCTACATCGCCTTCGGCGCCGGCGCCTTGCACCCGGGCATGGTGGCGATCGGCCGGGCGGCCGGTCCGCAGCAGGTCCGGCCGATGACCCTGCATCGCCTGATGCTGCTCACCGCGGCCACGCTGATCGCGCCGGCGGTGCTGGCCTGGCAGGCGTACAGCGGTGGCGGGCGGGTTCTCGACGCGTACGCGATCGTGGCCGGTTCGGTGGTCATGTTCCTGCTGGTCATCGCCCGGATGACGATGCTCGTCCGGCAGGTCCAGGCGCAGGCCGCCACGCTGGCGGAACACGCCGATCTGCTGCGCGAGGCGGCCCAGCTGGACCCGCTCACCAACCTGCCCAACCGCCGCGCCTGGAACGCCGCGCTGCCCTCGGCGCTGCAGCACGCCGCCCGCCACCGCGCCCCGCTCACCCTGGCCGTGCTCGACCTCGACCACTTCAAGGTCTTCAACGACACCCACGGCCACCAGACGGGCGACCGGCTGCTCGTCGAGGCGACGGCGGCCTGGGCGGCGAACCTGCGCCCGGCGGACGTGCTGGCCCGATACGGCGGCGAGGAATTCGTGGCGCTGCTGCCCGGCACCACCGCGGCCGAGGCCCTCGACCTGCTCGACCGGCTGCGCCCGCTCACGCCGATGGGCTGCACCTTCTCGGCCGGCGTGGCGACCTGGGACGGCGTGGAGAGCGGCGACGACCTGCTCGGCCGCGCCGACCAGGCGCTGTACCGGGCCAAGGACGCCGGCCGTGACCGGGTGGTGAGCGACGATGTCCTGGCCGCTGCCTGA
- a CDS encoding PaaX family transcriptional regulator: protein MVSPYDIEEIFPDDPASVRLPRQQAGSTAQNLAVTLVADYTLRTRAWLPSASIVALLEEAGIGSGAARTAISRLSRSRILESTRHGRHSSYRLTTAAAADLSAGGAWIARFATRVEPWDGYWTLVSFSFPQDERGRRRALRGELRWLGFAPLYDALWVSPDAPNPVVKQRLTTTIGTMTMFRARQVDLAPPAGRNPIDAWDVAAIANRYDTFIRHWEPMLPRIRAGQVSGAAAVHARTEIMDAYRQFPVVDPELPIELLPATWPRAQARDVFATVYDGLAAPAEDHVRTLVSRFGDAPCHEIRAHSTAEMADAGNAS, encoded by the coding sequence GTGGTCAGCCCGTACGACATCGAGGAAATCTTTCCCGACGACCCGGCGAGCGTGCGCCTGCCGCGCCAGCAGGCCGGCAGTACCGCGCAGAATCTGGCCGTGACGCTCGTCGCCGACTACACCCTGCGCACCCGGGCCTGGCTGCCGTCGGCGTCCATCGTCGCCCTGCTGGAGGAAGCGGGGATCGGAAGCGGCGCTGCCCGTACCGCCATCAGCCGGCTGTCGCGAAGCCGGATCCTGGAGAGCACCCGGCACGGCCGCCACAGCTCCTACCGCCTCACGACGGCCGCCGCCGCCGATCTGAGCGCGGGCGGCGCCTGGATCGCCCGATTCGCCACCCGGGTGGAGCCGTGGGACGGCTACTGGACCCTGGTCTCCTTCTCGTTCCCCCAGGATGAGCGCGGCCGGCGACGAGCTCTGCGCGGGGAACTGAGATGGCTGGGGTTCGCGCCCCTGTACGACGCGCTCTGGGTTTCTCCCGACGCACCGAACCCGGTCGTCAAGCAACGACTGACGACCACCATCGGCACCATGACCATGTTCCGGGCGCGCCAGGTGGACCTCGCTCCCCCGGCCGGCCGCAACCCGATCGACGCCTGGGACGTCGCGGCGATCGCCAACCGCTACGACACCTTCATCCGTCATTGGGAGCCGATGCTGCCCCGCATCCGCGCCGGACAGGTCTCCGGCGCCGCCGCCGTGCACGCCCGTACCGAGATCATGGACGCCTATCGGCAGTTCCCCGTCGTCGATCCGGAGCTGCCGATCGAGCTGCTGCCCGCCACCTGGCCGCGAGCGCAGGCCCGGGACGTGTTCGCCACCGTCTACGACGGGCTCGCCGCACCCGCCGAGGACCACGTGCGCACCCTGGTGAGCCGGTTCGGCGACGCGCCTTGCCACGAGATCCGAGCACACAGCACGGCGGAGATGGCCGATGCGGGCAATGCCTCATGA
- a CDS encoding PadR family transcriptional regulator, with amino-acid sequence MRITVATARLLAVLLTEPETDRYGLDLMRATGLASGSLYPILHRLQDAGWLTTRWEDIDPATLGRPARRFYRLTPDGVSQARSALARLRAQTAVPGVVGLATRSLAW; translated from the coding sequence ATGCGGATCACTGTAGCGACTGCCCGGCTGCTGGCCGTGCTGCTCACCGAGCCGGAGACCGACCGGTACGGGCTGGACCTGATGAGGGCGACCGGCCTGGCCAGCGGCAGCCTTTACCCGATTCTGCACCGGTTGCAGGACGCGGGCTGGCTGACCACGCGGTGGGAGGACATCGACCCGGCCACCCTCGGACGGCCGGCCCGCCGGTTCTATCGGCTGACGCCCGACGGCGTCAGCCAGGCCCGGTCGGCGCTTGCCCGGCTGCGGGCACAGACCGCCGTCCCCGGGGTCGTGGGCCTCGCGACGCGGAGCCTGGCGTGGTGA